From one Rhodamnia argentea isolate NSW1041297 chromosome 1, ASM2092103v1, whole genome shotgun sequence genomic stretch:
- the LOC125314580 gene encoding F-box/kelch-repeat protein At3g06240-like, translating into MSLMKKQFAETSRSSAVAENITEDIIIDILSRLPAKSLMRFKCVSKRWRSLISDQHFAKLHLQMLSLETVAPSQKIIKSNPLQIIDYEALDDDEVNDHVVVESHDLGRDEPRGLAGSCHGLVSLAVYGGFLVYNPTTRESRKLPASNLVATYECFHGFGYISTTDDYKLVHGAFFTADDGSEECVLEIFSLRYGSWRRVPSEDVPLLDGVGIYLNGAVHWIVDHGSGYRTEQAIIPFGLATETFEEAIPIPKVEGVLFEGVGIHEGRLLIYDFTSISFEAWVMNEYGKKESWTRLFSIPIDGFPDHIFYVIPIAYTRSGKIVFQIDVSEMILFNLKDGTYKNYPIEEHHNVESAIYMETLVSPYIGHEQ; encoded by the coding sequence ATGAGCTTGATGAAGAAACAGTTTGCCGAAACAAGTCGAAGCTCCGCCGTGGCAGAAAACATTACAGAGGATATTATCATCGACATACTGTCAAGGCTACCGGCCAAGTCCTTGATGCGATTCAAGTGCGTAAGCAAGCGATGGCGATCACTGATTTCTGACCAGCACTTTGCAAAATTGCACCTACAAATGCTCAGCTTGGAGACCGTAGCCCCTAGccagaaaatcatcaaaagcaaCCCGCTTCAAATCATAGACTATGAAGCACTGGACGACGATGAGGTCAATGATCATGTGGTGGTAGAGTCTCATGACTTGGGAAGGGATGAACCCCGGGGGCTCGCGGGGTCGTGCCATGGCTTGGTGAGTTTGGCTGTCTACGGTGGATTTCTCGTGTATAACCCAACCACCAGGGAGTCCAGGAAGTTGCCAGCTTCTAATTTAGTTGCAACATACGAGTGCTTCCATGGGTTCGGTTACATCTCCACAACTGATGACTACAAACTAGTACATGGAGCTTTCTTTACAGCAGATGATGGCTCTGAGGAATGTGTATTGGAGATATTTTCGCTCCGATATGGTTCCTGGAGAAGGGTTCCAAGCGAAGATGTTCCCCTGTTGGATGGAGTTGGAATTTATCTGAACGGGGCTGTTCATTGGATCGTGGATCATGGAAGCGGATATAGGACAGAGCAAGCGATCATTCCATTTGGTTTAGCGACGGAAACATTTGAAGAGGCAATTCCAATCCCCAAAGTCGAAGGTGTACTTTTTGAAGGTGTGGGGATTCACGAGGGACGCCTACTTATTTATGACTTCACTTCTATAAGTTTCGAGGCTTGGGTCATGAACGAATACGGGAAAAAGGAATCTTGGACAAGATTATTCAGCATCCCAATCGACGGTTTTCCAGAccatattttttatgtaatccCAATAGCCTACACCCGGAGCGGAAAAATTGTTTTCCAGATCGATGTGTCGGAGATGATTTTGTTCAATCTGAAGGATGGTACTTACAAGAATTACCCCATTGAAGAGCATCATAATGTTGAGTCTGCTATTTATATGGAAACTCTTGTTTCCCCCTATATTGGCCATGAGCAATGA
- the LOC115732714 gene encoding F-box/kelch-repeat protein At3g06240-like, with protein sequence MKKQFAETSRSSAVAENITEDIIIDILSRLPAKSLMRFKCVSKRWRSLISDQRFAKLHLQMLSLETVAPSQKIIKSNPLQIIDYEALDDDEVNDHVVVESHDLGRDEPQGLVGSCHGLVSLAVYGGFLVYNPTTRESRKLPASNLVATYECFHGFGYMSTTDDYKLVHGAFFTADDGSEECVLEIFSLRYGSWRRVPSEDVPLLDGVGIYLNGAVHWIMDHGSGYRTEQAIIPFGLATETFEVAIPIPKVEGVLFEGVGIHEGRLLIYDFTSISFEAWVMNEYGKKESWTRLFSIPIDGFPDHKFYVIPIAYTRSGKIVFQIDVSEMILVNPKDGTYKNYPIEEHDNVESAIYMETLVSPYIGHEQ encoded by the coding sequence ATGAAGAAACAGTTTGCCGAAACAAGTCGAAGCTCCGCCGTGGCAGAAAACATTACAGAGGATATTATCATCGACATACTGTCAAGGCTACCTGCCAAGTCCTTGATGCGATTCAAGTGCGTAAGCAAGCGATGGCGATCACTGATTTCTGACCAGCGCTTTGCAAAATTGCACCTACAAATGCTCAGCTTGGAGACTGTAGCCCCTAGccagaaaatcatcaaaagcaaCCCGCTTCAAATCATAGACTATGAAGCACTTGACGACGATGAGGTCAATGATCATGTGGTGGTAGAGTCTCATGACTTGGGAAGGGACGAACCCCAGGGGCTCGTGGGGTCGTGCCACGGCTTGGTGAGTTTGGCTGTCTACGGTGGATTTCTCGTGTATAACCCAACCACCAGGGAGTCCAGGAAGTTGCCAGCTTCTAATTTAGTTGCAACGTACGAGTGCTTCCATGGGTTCGGTTACATGTCCACAACTGATGACTACAAACTAGTACATGGAGCTTTCTTTACGGCAGATGATGGCTCTGAGGAATGTGTATTGGAGATATTTTCGCTCCGATATGGTTCCTGGAGAAGGGTTCCAAGCGAAGATGTTCCCCTGTTGGATGGAGTTGGAATTTATCTGAACGGGGCTGTTCATTGGATCATGGATCATGGAAGCGGATATAGGACAGAGCAAGCGATCATTCCATTTGGTTTAGCGACGGAAACATTTGAAGTGGCAATTCCAATCCCCAAAGTCGAAGGTGTACTTTTTGAAGGTGTGGGGATTCATGAGGGACGCCTACTCATTTATGACTTCACTTCTATAAGTTTCGAGGCTTGGGTCATGAACGAATACGGGAAAAAGGAATCTTGGACAAGATTATTCAGCATCCCAATCGACGGTTTTCCAGACCATAAGTTTTATGTAATCCCAATAGCCTACACTCGGAGCGGAAAAATTGTTTTCCAGATCGATGTGTCGGAGATGATTTTGGTCAATCCGAAGGATGGTACTTACAAGAATTACCCCATTGAAGAGCATGATAATGTTGAGTCCGCTATTTATATGGAAACTCTTGTTTCCCCATATATTGGCCATGAGCAATGA
- the LOC115733435 gene encoding F-box/kelch-repeat protein At3g06240-like, whose translation MKKQFAETSRSSALAENITEDIIIDILSRLPAKSLMRFKCVSKRWRSLISDQRFAKLHLQMLSLETVALSQKIIKSNPLQIIDYEALDNDEVNDHVVVESCDLGRDKRWGLAGSCDGLGSCDGLVSLAVDDEFLVYNPTTRESRKLPASNLVATYECFHGFGYISTTDDYKLVHGAFFTADDGSEECVLEIFSLRYDDCWRRVPSEDVPQLDGVGIYLNGAVHWIVDHGSGYSREQAIIPFGLATETFEEAIPIPKVKGLHFHGVGIHKGRLLIYDVTFISFEAWVMNEYRKKESWTRLFSIAIDRFPDHNFNIIPIAYTRSGKIVFQINVSEVILFNPKDGTYKKYPIEEHRYVESVIYMETLVSPNIGQEQ comes from the coding sequence ATGAAGAAACAGTTTGCCGAAACAAGTCGAAGCTCCGCCTTGGCAGAAAACATTACAGAGGATATTATCATCGACATACTGTCAAGGCTACCTGCCAAGTCCTTGATGCGATTCAAGTGCGTAAGCAAGCGATGGCGATCACTGATTTCTGACCAGCGCTTTGCAAAATTGCACCTACAAATGCTCAGCTTGGAGACCGTAGCCCTTAGccagaaaatcatcaaaagcaaCCCGCTTCAAATCATAGACTATGAAGCGCTCGACAACGATGAGGTCAATGATCATGTGGTGGTAGAGTCTTGTGACTTGGGAAGGGACAAACGCTGGGGGCTCGCGGGGTCGTGCGACGGCTTGGGGTCGTGCGACGGCTTGGTGAGTTTGGCTGTTGACGATGAATTTCTCGTGTATAACCCAACCACCAGGGAGTCCAGGAAGTTGCCAGCTTCTAATTTAGTTGCAACGTACGAGTGCTTCCATGGGTTCGGTTACATCTCCACAACTGATGACTACAAACTAGTACATGGAGCTTTCTTTACAGCAGATGATGGCTCTGAGGAATGTGTGTTGGAGATATTTTCGCTCCGATATGATGATTGCTGGAGAAGGGTTCCAAGCGAAGATGTTCCCCAGTTGGATGGAGTTGGAATTTATCTGAACGGGGCTGTTCATTGGATCGTGGATCATGGAAGCGGATATAGTAGAGAGCAAGCGATCATTCCATTTGGTTTAGCGACGGAAACATTTGAAGAGGCAATTCCAATCCCCAAAGTCAAAGGTTTACATTTTCACGGTGTGGGGATTCACAAGGGACGCCTACTCATTTATGATGTCACTTTTATAAGTTTTGAGGCTTGGGTCATGAACGAATACAGGAAAAAGGAATCTTGGACAAGATTGTTCAGCATCGCGATCGACCGTTTTCCAGACCATAATTTTAATATAATCCCAATAGCCTACACTCGGAGCGGAAAAATTGTTTTCCAGATCAATGTGTCGGAGGTGATTTTGTTCAATCCCAAGGATGGTACTTACAAGAAATACCCCATTGAAGAGCATCGTTATGTTGAGTCTGTTATTTATATGGAAACTCTTGTTTCGCCCAATATTGGCCAGGAGCAATGA
- the LOC125314582 gene encoding F-box/kelch-repeat protein At3g06240-like, producing MKSLSAETSRTLAESFTEDIVVEILSRLPIKSLMRFKCVNKRWRCLISDRGFAKLHLQRLNAGDITPSQRIVKSSPLETIDYELLDGGIGGDEGSAGVKHREPRMDDPSWEPDLVGSCDGLESNSTPNMSLPRVFRS from the exons ATGAAGAGTCTATCTGCTGAAACAAGCCGAACCTTGGCCGAAAGTTTCACTGAGGATATCGTCGTCGAGATACTCTCGAGGCTACCGATCAAGTCTTTGATGCGATTCAAATGCGTCAATAAGCGGTGGCGGTGTCTAATTTCTGACCGGGGCTTTGCCAAGTTGCATTTGCAAAGGCTAAACGCAGGGGATATAACTCCTAGCCAGAGAATCGTCAAGAGCAGCCCCCTTGAGACCATAGACTACGAACTACTTGATGGTGGCATTGGTGGCGATGAAGGTAGCGCAGGGGTAAAGCATCGTGAGCCAAGAATGGACGATCCTAGCTGGGAGCCTGATCTCGTGGGGTCATGCGATGGCTTG GAATCGAACTCTACACCGAATATGTCCTTGCCAAGAGTTTTCCGCAGTTGA
- the LOC125314578 gene encoding uncharacterized protein LOC125314578, giving the protein MEAEASFSSIAPPVFDRDNYQIWAVRMETYLDALDLWEAVEEDYEIPALPHNPTMAQIKAQKEKKTKKSKAKACLFAAVSSNIFTCIMSLKSAKEIWDYLKTKYEGDERIRGMQVLNLVRDFELQKMKKTESIKEYSDRLLSIASRVRLLGSSLPESRIVEKKSL; this is encoded by the coding sequence ATGGAAGCCGAAGCCAGTTTCTCATCAATTGCTCCGCCGGTGTTTGACAGAGACAACTACCAGATTTGGGCAGTACGCATGGAGACATACTTGGATGCTTTGGATCTTTGGGAAGCAGTGGAAGAAGATTATGAAATTCCTGCTCTTCCTCACAATCCCACCATGGCGCAGATCAAAGcacagaaggagaagaagacgaagaaatcAAAGGCAAAGGCCTGCTTGTTTGCTGCAGTCTCATCCAACATCTTCACTTGTATCATGTCTCTGAAGTCAGCAAAGGAGATATGGGATTATCTCAAGACTAAATACGAAGGAGATGAAAGGATCCGAGGGATGCAAGTGCTGAATCTGGTACGTGACTTTGAGTTGCAGAAGATGAAAAAGACTGAATCCATCAAAGAGTATTCTGACAGGTTGCTTAGCATTGCAAGCCGAGTCAGACTACTCGGCTCTTCTCTGCCAGAATCAAGGATTGTTGAAAAAAAATCCTTGTAA